Proteins encoded by one window of Nitrospira sp.:
- the nrfH gene encoding cytochrome c nitrite reductase small subunit, with the protein MSAPGWIALRTSPLLWALTLTLGLLIGIGLYTFGYARGGSYLTDNPAACTNCHVMREQYAGWLKGSHRSVAVCNDCHTPDGVIAKYAAKARYGFLHAYAFTTGRFPDEIQITPHMHALTEHACLKCHAAIVEAMTITGAPHDKPACLRCHRDVGHQ; encoded by the coding sequence ATGAGCGCGCCGGGTTGGATAGCACTTCGGACGTCGCCCTTGCTGTGGGCCTTGACGCTGACTCTCGGTCTGTTGATCGGCATCGGGCTCTACACGTTCGGCTACGCGCGCGGCGGGTCCTATCTGACGGACAATCCCGCCGCCTGCACCAACTGCCACGTGATGCGCGAGCAGTATGCCGGCTGGCTCAAAGGCAGCCACCGGTCGGTGGCGGTGTGCAATGACTGCCATACTCCGGATGGCGTGATCGCAAAGTACGCCGCTAAGGCGAGGTATGGCTTCTTGCATGCCTATGCGTTTACGACCGGCCGGTTTCCCGACGAAATCCAAATCACGCCGCACATGCATGCGTTGACCGAGCACGCCTGCTTGAAATGTCACGCGGCGATCGTGGAGGCCATGACGATCACGGGCGCCCCTCACGACAAGCCGGCGTGCCTGCGGTGCCACCGCGACGTCGGACATCAATAA